The proteins below come from a single Mustela erminea isolate mMusErm1 chromosome 14, mMusErm1.Pri, whole genome shotgun sequence genomic window:
- the LOC116572758 gene encoding olfactory receptor 49-like has product MLLWKEMPMEMGNGTTVQEFTLEGFPAIQNLGKVFFLVHLLAYLTSIVSNAIIVTITCADSRLHTPMYFFLSIFSCLECGIISAVIPKLLIIFLLSMQTISLSACFIQAFVTVFLGSAVFFLIAVMSLDRYVAICKPLHYPTIMNPKTCILLVTACFTLPFPLITGLVVKVSQLSFCGPHVIPHFFCDLGPLIHLSCSNTSSTEMLAFVLTSFILLTSLIITTIAYSNIVVTILRLPSAREKQKAFSTCSSHLIVLSLMYGSCVFIYVKPKQTNRLDSNREAALVNTVVTPLLNPVIYTLRNKQVHRALRETMCRMKISR; this is encoded by the coding sequence ATGCTGTTGTGGAAAGAGATGCCCATGGAAATGGGGAACGGGACAACTGTCCAAGAATTCACCTTGGAGGGGTTTCCTGCCATCCAAAACTTGGGAAAGGTCTTCTTCCTCGTGCACCTGCTGGCATACCTGACATCCATTGTAAGCAATGCAATCATAGTCACCATCACCTGTGCTGACTCCCGGCTCCACACACCTATGTACTTTTTCCTCAGCATTTTCTCCTGCTTGGAGTGTGGTATCATAAGTGCTGTTATTCCTAAATTGCTGATCATCTTTCTCTTAAGCATGCAAACTATTTCCCTTTCTGCCTGTTTTATACAAGCATTTGTCACTGTATTTCTGGGATCAGCTGTTTTCTTCCTCATAGCAGTGATGTCTCTGGATCGGTATGTGGCCATTTGCAAGCCTCTGCATTACCCGACCATCATGAACCCGAAGACTTGCATCCTCCTAGTCACTGCCTGCTTCACATTGCCCTTCCCCCTCATTACTGGTCTTGTAGTGAAGGTTTCCCAATTATCCTTCTGTGGCCCTCATGTCATTCCCCACTTTTTCTGTGACCTTGGCCCCCTGATTCATCTCTCCTGTTCTAATACCAGCTCCACTGAAATGTTAGCCTTTGTCCTCACTTCTTTTATTCTATTGACATCCCTTATCATAACCACCATTGCATACAGCAACATAGTAGTCACAATCCTCCGACTCCCATCTgccagggagaaacagaaagcttTCTCCACTTGCTCCTCTCACCTCATAGTTCTCTCTCTAATGTATGGCAGCTGTGTGTTCATATATGTGAAACCAAAGCAAACGAACAGGCTGGACTCCAACAGGGAGGCTGCCCTTGTGAACACGGTGGTGACCCCCTTGCTCAACCCTGTCATCTACACTCTGCGGAACAAGCAGGTGCACCGGGCTCTGAGGGAGACAATGTGCAGAATGAAAATATCAAGATAA